In Drosophila nasuta strain 15112-1781.00 chromosome 2R, ASM2355853v1, whole genome shotgun sequence, a single genomic region encodes these proteins:
- the LOC132786034 gene encoding uncharacterized protein LOC132786034, giving the protein MGHVELDFTAIPKLYGPENFWHWRMLLRSYLEAADLWRDDHPKENPHAKFILLATIQGDKIEPGYEEMSPKQVFKSLEERFRPY; this is encoded by the exons ATGGGTCACGTTGAATTGGACTTTACGGCAATACCGAAATTATATGGGCCAGAAAATTTCTGGCACTGGAGAATGCTTCTTCGCTCCTATCTAGAAGCTGCCGATCTCTGGAGGGATGATCATCCTAAAGAG aATCCACATGCCAAATTTATACTCCTTGCAACAATACAGGGTGATAAAATTGAACCAGGCTATGAGGAAATGTCCCCCAAACAAGTATTCAAAAGCTTAGAAGAACGTTTCCGTCCATATTAA
- the LOC132786033 gene encoding uncharacterized protein LOC132786033: MLRALNFWNFLGFRSSKSDVFNIQVPNIPKLSDSHNYWYWRILLRAYLEAIGLWSGNAPLECPQSKFILLSTIELWLLSRDYEAIGAIALFNDLYLRFGMGRINEI, encoded by the exons ATGCTCAGAGCTCtgaatttttggaattttttggGCTTTAGGTCCAGTAAAAGTGACGTTTTTAATATTCAAGTGCCCAATATACCCAAACTTAGCGATTCTCATAACTATTGGTATTGGCGAATTCTTCTGCGTGCCTATCTCGAGGCCATTGGACTGTGGTCAGGCAACGCTCCGCTTGAG TGTCCGCAGAGTAAGTTTATCTTATTAAGCACAATTGAGCTGTGGCTTTTATCTCGCGATTATGAAGCAATAGGCGCCATAGCTCTATTCAACGATTTGTATTTACGCTTTGGAATGGGaagaattaatgaaatataa